One Microscilla marina ATCC 23134 DNA window includes the following coding sequences:
- the folK gene encoding 2-amino-4-hydroxy-6-hydroxymethyldihydropteridine diphosphokinase — MSITYLLLGTNLGDKTQNLHTAIQMLTSQAGRVQKHSAIYETMPWGIADQPVFYNQVLAINTSLEVRELLRVTQSIEAAMGRQKYRKWGERLIDIDILYYDQMMLESEDLNVPHSQIALRRFTLTPLVEIAPLLVHPVLQLTQTQLLAQCPDKLEVKKVTH, encoded by the coding sequence ATGTCTATTACTTATTTATTGCTGGGAACCAACCTAGGAGACAAAACCCAAAACCTACATACAGCCATACAAATGCTGACAAGCCAAGCAGGCAGGGTACAAAAACACTCGGCTATTTATGAAACAATGCCTTGGGGCATAGCAGATCAACCCGTGTTTTATAATCAGGTATTGGCAATCAATACTTCTCTGGAAGTAAGGGAGTTGCTAAGGGTAACCCAAAGCATAGAGGCAGCCATGGGGCGGCAAAAATACAGGAAATGGGGTGAACGACTAATTGATATTGATATTTTATACTATGATCAAATGATGCTAGAGAGCGAGGATTTGAATGTACCACACAGCCAAATTGCTCTCCGCAGATTTACTTTAACACCTTTGGTAGAAATAGCTCCTTTGCTGGTACATCCAGTATTACAACTTACCCAAACCCAATTGTTGGCACAATGCCCTGATAAACTTGAGGTAAAAAAAGTAACACATTAA